A window of the Zeugodacus cucurbitae isolate PBARC_wt_2022May chromosome 4, idZeuCucr1.2, whole genome shotgun sequence genome harbors these coding sequences:
- the LOC105216712 gene encoding probable G-protein coupled receptor Mth-like 14 isoform X1, with amino-acid sequence MLNTTFRLYKITISVFGESGNIFKGNVIMYDLLIRTLVIVACIVECWSFNSILSQTAINGTNDTLSKFINSIESAAADEALNYSTSTEISLESPKNAALPEDCSQRTKKAVQPVNTKNSRLRKCCPHGEGLSVFRENQTDDFCDSTNFKFEPSIIGVALYDNCIEDEEIAVNLQVEIGNPCNSSLIYNDEDDTFFVLQDGSLLIMDKYGNDSYTVEKFYCLDMDNVSGITYAITCITAIEEHLKRGQIIAIAALMLVSIPCLLIVSYTHIRLKELRSVHGLCLSSLSLCLALGYFLHSLVHIFKIDSMNIGYVIQFLMLSYFIWFFCLCWNVLVNIWYRIPVNKRASKMVVWSVFAGHSLICYSVAGLLVALTIHKGLPGMPSYFMQGLTASIRESQRYFIPPVSTFLFLSFIVMMISFFGFQKLKKQKTEAAAKNSTNGTTHPNVTPEIDEMKYEEVKKDAKCISFLGVILIVSWLLEIVTFYSPGPEAYLMVMEMVNGLQGVFIMLIFVVVRRRRTVILRWWYDRGSHNVEDVELEAMNK; translated from the exons ATGCTAAACACCACTTTCCGCTTGTACAAAATTACAATTTCAGTTTTTGGAGAAAGtggtaatatatttaaa GGTAATGTAATCATGTACGATTTACTGATACGTACACTTGTGATAGTAGCCTGCATAGTTGAGTGTTGGAGCTTCAATAGCATATTATCACAAACGGCCATAAATGGAACAAACGATACGCTTTCAAAGTTCAT AAATTCCATTGAGTCCGCGGCAGCTGATGAAGCTTTAAATTACAGCACATCTACAGAAATCTCGTTAGAGAGTCCTAAAAATGCGGCTTTACCAGAGGATTGCTCGCAGCGCACTAAGAAAGCCGTGCAGCCGGTGAATACGAAAAATTCACGTCTAAGAAAATGCTGTCCGCATGGCGAGGGTTTGAGCGTATTTCGTGAAAATCAAACCGACGATTTCTGCGAttcgacaaatttcaaatttgagcCCAGTATTATAGGCGTTGCGCTATATGACAACTGCATTGAAGATGAAGAGATAGCGGTTAATTTGCAAGTTGAAATTGGAAATCCCTGCAATtc ttCTCTGATATACAACGATGAAGATGATACATTCTTTGTGCTGCAAGACGGTTCTCTACTCATTATGGACAAGTATGGCAATGACAGTTATACTGTGGAAAAATTCTATTGTCTCGATATGGATAATGTGTCGGGCATTACCTATGCCATAACTTGTATAACCGCAATTGAAGAGCACTTGAAGCGTGGACAGATCATAGCCATTGCTGCTTTAATGCTCGTCTCCATACCGTGCTTGCTGATTGTCAGTTATACACATATAAGACTGAAGGAGTTGCGTTCGGTACACGGACTATGTCTGAGCTCTTTGTCCTTATGCCTAGCTTTAGGCTATTTCCTGCACTCTTTGgtgcatattttcaaaattgattCCATGAATATCGGTTATGTTATACAGTTTCTAATGCTATCCTACTTCATATGGTTCTTCTGCCTCTGTTGGAATGTATTGGTCAATATTTG GTATCGCATTCCGGTAAATAAGCGCGCCTCGAAGATGGTGGTGTGGTCTGTATTTGCTGGGCATTCGCTGATCTGCTACAGTGTCGCGGGCTTACTGGTGGCATTGACTATACACAAGGGACTTCCTGGTATGCCATCCTACTTCATGCAGGGCTTAACGGCAT CCATTCGCGAGTCGCAACGTTACTTTATACCGCCTGTATCGACGTTTCTCTTCTTGTCATTTATCGTAATGATGATATCATTCTTCggtttccaaaaattaaagaaacagAAGACAGAGGCTGCCGCCAAGAACAGTACGAATGGCACGACACATCCAAATGTAACACCCGAAATTGATGAAATGAAGTATGAGGAAGTGAAGAAAGA cgCCAAATGCATAAGCTTTCTGGGTGTTATATTAATTGTATCATGGCTATTGGAGATAGTTACATTCTATTCACCCGGTCCAGAAGCGTATCTTATGGTCATGGAAATGGTCAACGGCCTACAAGGTGTGTTCATAATGCTGATATTCGTCGTGGTACGACGTAGGCGTACAGTTATTTTGAGATGGTGGTACGATAGGGGGTCACACAATGTTGAGGATGTCGAACTTGAGgcgatgaataaataa
- the LOC105216712 gene encoding probable G-protein coupled receptor Mth-like 14 isoform X5: protein MYDLLIRTLVIVACIVECWSFNSILSQTAINGTNDTLSKFINSIESAAADEALNYSTSTEISLESPKNAALPEDCSQRTKKAVQPVNTKNSRLRKCCPHGEGLSVFRENQTDDFCDSTNFKFEPSIIGVALYDNCIEDEEIAVNLQVEIGNPCNSSLIYNDEDDTFFVLQDGSLLIMDKYGNDSYTVEKFYCLDMDNVSGITYAITCITAIEEHLKRGQIIAIAALMLVSIPCLLIVSYTHIRLKELRSVHGLCLSSLSLCLALGYFLHSLVHIFKIDSMNIGYVIQFLMLSYFIWFFCLCWNVLVNIWYRIPVNKRASKMVVWSVFAGHSLICYSVAGLLVALTIHKGLPGMPSYFMQGLTASIRESQRYFIPPVSTFLFLSFIVMMISFFGFQKLKKQKTEAAAKNSTNGTTHPNVTPEIDEMKYEEVKKDAKCISFLGVILIVSWLLEIVTFYSPGPEAYLMVMEMVNGLQGVFIMLIFVVVRRRRTVILRWWYDRGSHNVEDVELEAMNK, encoded by the exons ATGTACGATTTACTGATACGTACACTTGTGATAGTAGCCTGCATAGTTGAGTGTTGGAGCTTCAATAGCATATTATCACAAACGGCCATAAATGGAACAAACGATACGCTTTCAAAGTTCAT AAATTCCATTGAGTCCGCGGCAGCTGATGAAGCTTTAAATTACAGCACATCTACAGAAATCTCGTTAGAGAGTCCTAAAAATGCGGCTTTACCAGAGGATTGCTCGCAGCGCACTAAGAAAGCCGTGCAGCCGGTGAATACGAAAAATTCACGTCTAAGAAAATGCTGTCCGCATGGCGAGGGTTTGAGCGTATTTCGTGAAAATCAAACCGACGATTTCTGCGAttcgacaaatttcaaatttgagcCCAGTATTATAGGCGTTGCGCTATATGACAACTGCATTGAAGATGAAGAGATAGCGGTTAATTTGCAAGTTGAAATTGGAAATCCCTGCAATtc ttCTCTGATATACAACGATGAAGATGATACATTCTTTGTGCTGCAAGACGGTTCTCTACTCATTATGGACAAGTATGGCAATGACAGTTATACTGTGGAAAAATTCTATTGTCTCGATATGGATAATGTGTCGGGCATTACCTATGCCATAACTTGTATAACCGCAATTGAAGAGCACTTGAAGCGTGGACAGATCATAGCCATTGCTGCTTTAATGCTCGTCTCCATACCGTGCTTGCTGATTGTCAGTTATACACATATAAGACTGAAGGAGTTGCGTTCGGTACACGGACTATGTCTGAGCTCTTTGTCCTTATGCCTAGCTTTAGGCTATTTCCTGCACTCTTTGgtgcatattttcaaaattgattCCATGAATATCGGTTATGTTATACAGTTTCTAATGCTATCCTACTTCATATGGTTCTTCTGCCTCTGTTGGAATGTATTGGTCAATATTTG GTATCGCATTCCGGTAAATAAGCGCGCCTCGAAGATGGTGGTGTGGTCTGTATTTGCTGGGCATTCGCTGATCTGCTACAGTGTCGCGGGCTTACTGGTGGCATTGACTATACACAAGGGACTTCCTGGTATGCCATCCTACTTCATGCAGGGCTTAACGGCAT CCATTCGCGAGTCGCAACGTTACTTTATACCGCCTGTATCGACGTTTCTCTTCTTGTCATTTATCGTAATGATGATATCATTCTTCggtttccaaaaattaaagaaacagAAGACAGAGGCTGCCGCCAAGAACAGTACGAATGGCACGACACATCCAAATGTAACACCCGAAATTGATGAAATGAAGTATGAGGAAGTGAAGAAAGA cgCCAAATGCATAAGCTTTCTGGGTGTTATATTAATTGTATCATGGCTATTGGAGATAGTTACATTCTATTCACCCGGTCCAGAAGCGTATCTTATGGTCATGGAAATGGTCAACGGCCTACAAGGTGTGTTCATAATGCTGATATTCGTCGTGGTACGACGTAGGCGTACAGTTATTTTGAGATGGTGGTACGATAGGGGGTCACACAATGTTGAGGATGTCGAACTTGAGgcgatgaataaataa
- the LOC105216712 gene encoding probable G-protein coupled receptor Mth-like 14 isoform X3 — protein MPLSYQKINGNVIMYDLLIRTLVIVACIVECWSFNSILSQTAINGTNDTLSKFINSIESAAADEALNYSTSTEISLESPKNAALPEDCSQRTKKAVQPVNTKNSRLRKCCPHGEGLSVFRENQTDDFCDSTNFKFEPSIIGVALYDNCIEDEEIAVNLQVEIGNPCNSSLIYNDEDDTFFVLQDGSLLIMDKYGNDSYTVEKFYCLDMDNVSGITYAITCITAIEEHLKRGQIIAIAALMLVSIPCLLIVSYTHIRLKELRSVHGLCLSSLSLCLALGYFLHSLVHIFKIDSMNIGYVIQFLMLSYFIWFFCLCWNVLVNIWYRIPVNKRASKMVVWSVFAGHSLICYSVAGLLVALTIHKGLPGMPSYFMQGLTASIRESQRYFIPPVSTFLFLSFIVMMISFFGFQKLKKQKTEAAAKNSTNGTTHPNVTPEIDEMKYEEVKKDAKCISFLGVILIVSWLLEIVTFYSPGPEAYLMVMEMVNGLQGVFIMLIFVVVRRRRTVILRWWYDRGSHNVEDVELEAMNK, from the exons ATGCCGTTatcttatcaaaaaataaac GGTAATGTAATCATGTACGATTTACTGATACGTACACTTGTGATAGTAGCCTGCATAGTTGAGTGTTGGAGCTTCAATAGCATATTATCACAAACGGCCATAAATGGAACAAACGATACGCTTTCAAAGTTCAT AAATTCCATTGAGTCCGCGGCAGCTGATGAAGCTTTAAATTACAGCACATCTACAGAAATCTCGTTAGAGAGTCCTAAAAATGCGGCTTTACCAGAGGATTGCTCGCAGCGCACTAAGAAAGCCGTGCAGCCGGTGAATACGAAAAATTCACGTCTAAGAAAATGCTGTCCGCATGGCGAGGGTTTGAGCGTATTTCGTGAAAATCAAACCGACGATTTCTGCGAttcgacaaatttcaaatttgagcCCAGTATTATAGGCGTTGCGCTATATGACAACTGCATTGAAGATGAAGAGATAGCGGTTAATTTGCAAGTTGAAATTGGAAATCCCTGCAATtc ttCTCTGATATACAACGATGAAGATGATACATTCTTTGTGCTGCAAGACGGTTCTCTACTCATTATGGACAAGTATGGCAATGACAGTTATACTGTGGAAAAATTCTATTGTCTCGATATGGATAATGTGTCGGGCATTACCTATGCCATAACTTGTATAACCGCAATTGAAGAGCACTTGAAGCGTGGACAGATCATAGCCATTGCTGCTTTAATGCTCGTCTCCATACCGTGCTTGCTGATTGTCAGTTATACACATATAAGACTGAAGGAGTTGCGTTCGGTACACGGACTATGTCTGAGCTCTTTGTCCTTATGCCTAGCTTTAGGCTATTTCCTGCACTCTTTGgtgcatattttcaaaattgattCCATGAATATCGGTTATGTTATACAGTTTCTAATGCTATCCTACTTCATATGGTTCTTCTGCCTCTGTTGGAATGTATTGGTCAATATTTG GTATCGCATTCCGGTAAATAAGCGCGCCTCGAAGATGGTGGTGTGGTCTGTATTTGCTGGGCATTCGCTGATCTGCTACAGTGTCGCGGGCTTACTGGTGGCATTGACTATACACAAGGGACTTCCTGGTATGCCATCCTACTTCATGCAGGGCTTAACGGCAT CCATTCGCGAGTCGCAACGTTACTTTATACCGCCTGTATCGACGTTTCTCTTCTTGTCATTTATCGTAATGATGATATCATTCTTCggtttccaaaaattaaagaaacagAAGACAGAGGCTGCCGCCAAGAACAGTACGAATGGCACGACACATCCAAATGTAACACCCGAAATTGATGAAATGAAGTATGAGGAAGTGAAGAAAGA cgCCAAATGCATAAGCTTTCTGGGTGTTATATTAATTGTATCATGGCTATTGGAGATAGTTACATTCTATTCACCCGGTCCAGAAGCGTATCTTATGGTCATGGAAATGGTCAACGGCCTACAAGGTGTGTTCATAATGCTGATATTCGTCGTGGTACGACGTAGGCGTACAGTTATTTTGAGATGGTGGTACGATAGGGGGTCACACAATGTTGAGGATGTCGAACTTGAGgcgatgaataaataa
- the LOC105216712 gene encoding probable G-protein coupled receptor Mth-like 14 isoform X2 has translation MKERREALIFSRLSRHLNEGNVIMYDLLIRTLVIVACIVECWSFNSILSQTAINGTNDTLSKFINSIESAAADEALNYSTSTEISLESPKNAALPEDCSQRTKKAVQPVNTKNSRLRKCCPHGEGLSVFRENQTDDFCDSTNFKFEPSIIGVALYDNCIEDEEIAVNLQVEIGNPCNSSLIYNDEDDTFFVLQDGSLLIMDKYGNDSYTVEKFYCLDMDNVSGITYAITCITAIEEHLKRGQIIAIAALMLVSIPCLLIVSYTHIRLKELRSVHGLCLSSLSLCLALGYFLHSLVHIFKIDSMNIGYVIQFLMLSYFIWFFCLCWNVLVNIWYRIPVNKRASKMVVWSVFAGHSLICYSVAGLLVALTIHKGLPGMPSYFMQGLTASIRESQRYFIPPVSTFLFLSFIVMMISFFGFQKLKKQKTEAAAKNSTNGTTHPNVTPEIDEMKYEEVKKDAKCISFLGVILIVSWLLEIVTFYSPGPEAYLMVMEMVNGLQGVFIMLIFVVVRRRRTVILRWWYDRGSHNVEDVELEAMNK, from the exons ATGAAAGAGCGCCGGGAGGCACTTATTTTCTCTCGTTTATCTCGGCATTTGAACGAA GGTAATGTAATCATGTACGATTTACTGATACGTACACTTGTGATAGTAGCCTGCATAGTTGAGTGTTGGAGCTTCAATAGCATATTATCACAAACGGCCATAAATGGAACAAACGATACGCTTTCAAAGTTCAT AAATTCCATTGAGTCCGCGGCAGCTGATGAAGCTTTAAATTACAGCACATCTACAGAAATCTCGTTAGAGAGTCCTAAAAATGCGGCTTTACCAGAGGATTGCTCGCAGCGCACTAAGAAAGCCGTGCAGCCGGTGAATACGAAAAATTCACGTCTAAGAAAATGCTGTCCGCATGGCGAGGGTTTGAGCGTATTTCGTGAAAATCAAACCGACGATTTCTGCGAttcgacaaatttcaaatttgagcCCAGTATTATAGGCGTTGCGCTATATGACAACTGCATTGAAGATGAAGAGATAGCGGTTAATTTGCAAGTTGAAATTGGAAATCCCTGCAATtc ttCTCTGATATACAACGATGAAGATGATACATTCTTTGTGCTGCAAGACGGTTCTCTACTCATTATGGACAAGTATGGCAATGACAGTTATACTGTGGAAAAATTCTATTGTCTCGATATGGATAATGTGTCGGGCATTACCTATGCCATAACTTGTATAACCGCAATTGAAGAGCACTTGAAGCGTGGACAGATCATAGCCATTGCTGCTTTAATGCTCGTCTCCATACCGTGCTTGCTGATTGTCAGTTATACACATATAAGACTGAAGGAGTTGCGTTCGGTACACGGACTATGTCTGAGCTCTTTGTCCTTATGCCTAGCTTTAGGCTATTTCCTGCACTCTTTGgtgcatattttcaaaattgattCCATGAATATCGGTTATGTTATACAGTTTCTAATGCTATCCTACTTCATATGGTTCTTCTGCCTCTGTTGGAATGTATTGGTCAATATTTG GTATCGCATTCCGGTAAATAAGCGCGCCTCGAAGATGGTGGTGTGGTCTGTATTTGCTGGGCATTCGCTGATCTGCTACAGTGTCGCGGGCTTACTGGTGGCATTGACTATACACAAGGGACTTCCTGGTATGCCATCCTACTTCATGCAGGGCTTAACGGCAT CCATTCGCGAGTCGCAACGTTACTTTATACCGCCTGTATCGACGTTTCTCTTCTTGTCATTTATCGTAATGATGATATCATTCTTCggtttccaaaaattaaagaaacagAAGACAGAGGCTGCCGCCAAGAACAGTACGAATGGCACGACACATCCAAATGTAACACCCGAAATTGATGAAATGAAGTATGAGGAAGTGAAGAAAGA cgCCAAATGCATAAGCTTTCTGGGTGTTATATTAATTGTATCATGGCTATTGGAGATAGTTACATTCTATTCACCCGGTCCAGAAGCGTATCTTATGGTCATGGAAATGGTCAACGGCCTACAAGGTGTGTTCATAATGCTGATATTCGTCGTGGTACGACGTAGGCGTACAGTTATTTTGAGATGGTGGTACGATAGGGGGTCACACAATGTTGAGGATGTCGAACTTGAGgcgatgaataaataa
- the LOC105216712 gene encoding probable G-protein coupled receptor Mth-like 14 isoform X4, with product MHGNVIMYDLLIRTLVIVACIVECWSFNSILSQTAINGTNDTLSKFINSIESAAADEALNYSTSTEISLESPKNAALPEDCSQRTKKAVQPVNTKNSRLRKCCPHGEGLSVFRENQTDDFCDSTNFKFEPSIIGVALYDNCIEDEEIAVNLQVEIGNPCNSSLIYNDEDDTFFVLQDGSLLIMDKYGNDSYTVEKFYCLDMDNVSGITYAITCITAIEEHLKRGQIIAIAALMLVSIPCLLIVSYTHIRLKELRSVHGLCLSSLSLCLALGYFLHSLVHIFKIDSMNIGYVIQFLMLSYFIWFFCLCWNVLVNIWYRIPVNKRASKMVVWSVFAGHSLICYSVAGLLVALTIHKGLPGMPSYFMQGLTASIRESQRYFIPPVSTFLFLSFIVMMISFFGFQKLKKQKTEAAAKNSTNGTTHPNVTPEIDEMKYEEVKKDAKCISFLGVILIVSWLLEIVTFYSPGPEAYLMVMEMVNGLQGVFIMLIFVVVRRRRTVILRWWYDRGSHNVEDVELEAMNK from the exons atgcat GGTAATGTAATCATGTACGATTTACTGATACGTACACTTGTGATAGTAGCCTGCATAGTTGAGTGTTGGAGCTTCAATAGCATATTATCACAAACGGCCATAAATGGAACAAACGATACGCTTTCAAAGTTCAT AAATTCCATTGAGTCCGCGGCAGCTGATGAAGCTTTAAATTACAGCACATCTACAGAAATCTCGTTAGAGAGTCCTAAAAATGCGGCTTTACCAGAGGATTGCTCGCAGCGCACTAAGAAAGCCGTGCAGCCGGTGAATACGAAAAATTCACGTCTAAGAAAATGCTGTCCGCATGGCGAGGGTTTGAGCGTATTTCGTGAAAATCAAACCGACGATTTCTGCGAttcgacaaatttcaaatttgagcCCAGTATTATAGGCGTTGCGCTATATGACAACTGCATTGAAGATGAAGAGATAGCGGTTAATTTGCAAGTTGAAATTGGAAATCCCTGCAATtc ttCTCTGATATACAACGATGAAGATGATACATTCTTTGTGCTGCAAGACGGTTCTCTACTCATTATGGACAAGTATGGCAATGACAGTTATACTGTGGAAAAATTCTATTGTCTCGATATGGATAATGTGTCGGGCATTACCTATGCCATAACTTGTATAACCGCAATTGAAGAGCACTTGAAGCGTGGACAGATCATAGCCATTGCTGCTTTAATGCTCGTCTCCATACCGTGCTTGCTGATTGTCAGTTATACACATATAAGACTGAAGGAGTTGCGTTCGGTACACGGACTATGTCTGAGCTCTTTGTCCTTATGCCTAGCTTTAGGCTATTTCCTGCACTCTTTGgtgcatattttcaaaattgattCCATGAATATCGGTTATGTTATACAGTTTCTAATGCTATCCTACTTCATATGGTTCTTCTGCCTCTGTTGGAATGTATTGGTCAATATTTG GTATCGCATTCCGGTAAATAAGCGCGCCTCGAAGATGGTGGTGTGGTCTGTATTTGCTGGGCATTCGCTGATCTGCTACAGTGTCGCGGGCTTACTGGTGGCATTGACTATACACAAGGGACTTCCTGGTATGCCATCCTACTTCATGCAGGGCTTAACGGCAT CCATTCGCGAGTCGCAACGTTACTTTATACCGCCTGTATCGACGTTTCTCTTCTTGTCATTTATCGTAATGATGATATCATTCTTCggtttccaaaaattaaagaaacagAAGACAGAGGCTGCCGCCAAGAACAGTACGAATGGCACGACACATCCAAATGTAACACCCGAAATTGATGAAATGAAGTATGAGGAAGTGAAGAAAGA cgCCAAATGCATAAGCTTTCTGGGTGTTATATTAATTGTATCATGGCTATTGGAGATAGTTACATTCTATTCACCCGGTCCAGAAGCGTATCTTATGGTCATGGAAATGGTCAACGGCCTACAAGGTGTGTTCATAATGCTGATATTCGTCGTGGTACGACGTAGGCGTACAGTTATTTTGAGATGGTGGTACGATAGGGGGTCACACAATGTTGAGGATGTCGAACTTGAGgcgatgaataaataa